Part of the Procambarus clarkii isolate CNS0578487 chromosome 20, FALCON_Pclarkii_2.0, whole genome shotgun sequence genome, AATATTGTGCTCTATTTCTCGTGTGTGGAGGATCTCAAAACACTCAAACATTCGATCGCACTTCGCCAAGTGCACCACCTCTGTCTTCTCTTCCCACGTCAGTACACCACCGACCGAACAGTCTTTGTCAGCGGGACCAGCTGCTGGATCGCGGACTGAGAACAAATGAAGATCATTACCAACATCGAGGAAGAAAACCCGAACCTGCGGGTATTCAATATTATATTCTGCAGCACCGATACCGACGACGACAAGCGCCCCACCATGAagatgtccttcaccaccttagccACGGCTAACCAGGCTGCCACACATGGTCTCCACTGCCTCGGCATCAAGATTCCACCCTTCCTAGTGAAGAAGAAACGATTCCACGAGCTCCAACAGTGCTTTCGGTGCTACAATTGCTCCCATCCCATTAACAAGTGTCAGTACCCCGTCCAGAAGTGCATCCTTAGCGTCCATGACCATcattactccatctgcaagtcAAAGACCCATTGCTGACTGCTCTGCCGCTACGATCACCCTAAATCTTCCCACTGCTGCCCTCTCAGACAGGAAATCATTAGGATCCAGACTGAATCCAATAAAGTCAAACCTTCTACTTCTGCCGCCGGAGCTACTGGCACCAAACCCAGCACCTGAGGTCCCACCAACCTACCAGAAGACTTCCCAGTCCTACCATACAGTGGCTCCTCCCAATTAACAGCCCACCTGGCCTCCACACTGGGGGACCTAAGGACCAGCCAGCACCCTCACATTCCCTTGCATCATCATCAAGACCAGCACGTTGGTCGTATTCGACTAGCGGAGAGGCTTGCTGGACCAGACCAAGTCAAGGTACCATGCTGTCCCTAGCCAACGGCGTGGACCCCATCATCACCATAGacgcaagtctcactgcctccactaccactccggagactaccaccaggacgaccacgaggtcgacctcaacacagactccagaaccacccaagaCCCCGGCGGCACAGAGGTATTTCCCTCGCCAGTTCCCACCACTTCTACCATCACCATTTCAGCAGACATGATGTCTACAAATACTAACAGCATcaccaacgctcctgaaatagcttcttCCACTAATTGACGACGCCTgagcctacctcaggctgcgagacCAAAGACAAAACCACCAACTACGGACTCTTCAGACGAGGAAATctcagtaggagctccaccgccgcaccacaagtaccacacctactcggtacaagaGCTCTTCATGGAGGCCGCCTCACCAAgctccaacgacagcacggccGTGTCAACTCGCAGCAAGTCTcagccaaagaaaaaacggaagacctgaaggtctacactaacccaccTAGAAAGCCACCCTGAAACCCACCTAACCCCACCCTGTACCATGACTGGTACAACCAGCCCTCCCAGGCTGAAATCCACCATGAAGATCCCTCTCCACCCCCAGATCTCTATAGTATCAGTTAtcggtactggtaatggctcggatAGTGCCtcaacttacgggttattcatgcccgtgccacctttaggatggcttaatctttatcagtcaatcaatctgtcCGACCATAGCGTCTTAGTGTGTATTGTAGTGCATTGTATTGTAGTGTATTGTATTGTAGTGTATTGTATTGTAGTGCATTGTAGTGTGTATCATGAGGTTACGAGCTGGGAAAGCTGCGAGGCCGCTCTCCACCCCAGAGTATTGTTGTTATGGAAAACCTCGTAGCGCTCCCGAGCTCGTAAGCGCTTTAGTAAGTGCAAACTAAACTATCGTGAATAAGAAAAGAtaaacaggtttcgtaaatggaaaATTACGTGCTTGATGAGCCCTGGTCCTCGTGAGccaaagaaatgtaaggaaaacaCTTATTTTTCTTTACTAAAATGGGTAGCAAACATGGAACAAGGCTCGTTCCTGAAGTAAGGGGAGTGAGCAAGGAAGAAAGGTTCCTGAAGTAAGGGGAGTGAGCAAGGAAGAAAGGTTCCTGAAGTAAGGGGAGTGAGCAAGGAAGAAAGGTTCCTGAAGTAAGGGGAGTGAGCAAGGAAGAAAGGTTCCTGAAGTAAGGGGAGTGAGCAAGGAAGAAAGGTTCCTGAAGTAAGGGGAGTGAGCAAGGAAGAAAGGTTCCTGAAGTAAGGGGAGTGAGCAAGGAAGAAAGGTTCCTGAAGTAAGGGGAGTGAGCAAGGAAGAAAGGTTCCTGAAGTAAGGGGAGTGAGCAAGGAAGAAAGGTTCCTGAAGTAAGGGGAGTGAGCAAGGAAGAAAGGTTCCTGAAGTAAGGGGAGTGAGCAAGGAAGAAAGGTTCCTGAAGTAAGGGGAGTGAGCAAGGAAGAAAGGTTCCTGAAGTAAGGGGAGTGAGCAAGGAAGAAAGGTTCCTGAAGTAAGGGGAGTGAGCAAGGAAGAAAGGTTCCTGAAGTAAGGGGAGTGAGCAAGGAAGAAAGGTTCCTGAAGTAAGGGGAGTGAGCAAGGAAGAAAGGTTCCTGAAGTAAGGGGAGTGAGCAAGGAAGAAAGGTTCCTGAAGTAAGGGGAGTGAGCAAGGAAGAAAGGTTCCTGAAGTAAGGGGAGTGAGCAAGGAAGAAAGGTTCCTGAAGTAAGGGGAGTGAGCAAGGAAGAAAGGTTCCTGAAGTAAGGGGAGTGAGCAAGGAAGAAAGGTTCCTGAAGTAAGGGGAGTGAGCAAGGAAGAAAGGTTCCTGAAGTAAGGGGAGTGAGCAAGGAAGAAAGGTTCCTGAAGTAAGGGGAGTGAGCAAGGAAGAAAGGTTCCTGAAGTAAGGGGAGTGAGCAAGGAAGAAAGGTTCCTGAAGTAAGGGGAGTGAGCAAGGAAGAAACGTTCCTGAAGTAAGGGGAGTGAGCAAGGAAGAAAGGTTCCTGAAGTAAGGGGAGTGAGCAAGGAAGAAAGGTTCCTGAAGTAAGGGGAGTGAGCAAGGAAGAAAGGTTCCTGAAGTAAGGGGAGTGAGCAAGGAAGAAAGGTTCCTGAAGTAAGGGGAGTGAGCAAGGAAGAAAGGTTCCTGAAGTAAGGGGAGTGAGCAAGGAAGAAAGGTTCCTGAAGTAAGGGGAGTGAGCAAGGAAGAAAGGTTCCTGAAGTAAGGGGAGTGAGCAAGGAAGAAAGGTTCCTGAAGTAAGGGGAGTGAGCAAGGAAGAAAGGTTCCTGAAGTAAGGGGAGTGAGCAAGGAAGAAAGGTTCCTGAAGTAAGGGGAGTGAGCAAGGAAGAAAGGTTCCTGAAGTAAGGGGAGTGAGCAAGGAAGAAAGGTTCCTGAAGTAAGGGGAGTGAGCAAGGAAGAAAGGTTCCTGAAGTAAGGGGAGTGAGCAAGGAAGAAAGGTTCCTGAAGTAAGGGGAGTGAGCAAGGAAGAAAGGTTCCTGAAGTAAGGGGAGTGAGCAAGGAAGAAAGGTTCCTGAAGTAAGGGGAGTGAGCAAGGAAGAAAGGTTCCTGAAGTAAGGGGAGTGAGCAAGGAAGAAAGGTTCCTGAAGTAAGGGGAGTGAGCAAGGAAGAAAGGTTCCTGAAGTAAGGGGAGTGAGCAAGGAAGAAAGGTTCCTGAAGTAAGGGGAGTGAGCAAGGAAGAAAGGTTCCTGAAGTAAGGGGAGTGAGCAAGGAAGAAAGGTTCCTGAAGTAAGGGGAGTGAGCAAGGAAGAAAGGTTCCTGAAGTAAGGGGAGTGAGCAAGGAAGAAAGGTTCCTGAAGTAAGGGGAGTGAGCAAGGAAGAAAGGTTCCTGAAGTAAGGGGAGTGAGCAAGGAAGAAAGGTTCCTGAAGTAAGGGGAGTGAGCAAGGAAGAAAGGTTCCTGAAGTAAGGGGAGTGAGCAAGGAAGAAAGGTTCCTGAAGTAAGGGGAGTGAGCAAGGAAGAAAGGTTCCTGAAGTAAGGGGAGTGAGCAAGGAAGAAAGGTTCCTGAAGTAAGGGGAGTGAGCAAGGAAGAAAGGTTCCTGAAGTAAGGGGAGTGAGCAAGGAAGAAAGGTTCCTGAAGTAAGGGGAGTGAGCAAGGAAGAAAGGTTCCTGAAGTAAGGGGAGTGAGCAAGGAAGAAAGGTTCCTGAAGTAAGGGGAGTGAGCAAGGAAGAAAGGTTCCTGAAGTAAGGGGAGTGAGCAAGGAAGAAAGGTTCCTGAAGTAAGGGGAGTGAGCAAGGAAGAAAGGTTCCTGAAGTAAGGGGAGTGAGCAAGGAAGAAAGGTTCCTGAAGTAAGGGGAGTGAGCAAGGAAGAAAGGTTCCTGAAGTAAGGGGAGTGAGCAAGGAAGAAAGGTTCCTGAAGTAAGGGGAGTGAGCAAGGAAGAAAGGTTCCTGAAGTAAGGGGAGTGAGCAAGGAAGAAAGGTTCCTGAAGTAAGGGGAGTGAGCAAGGAAGAAAGGTTCCTGAAGTAAGGGGAGTGAGCAAGGAAGAAAGGTTCCTGAAGTAAGGGGAGTGAGCAAGGAAGAAAGACTGACGGAACTTGACTTCACTAAACTGGAGGAAAGAAGGAATACAGTAGACATAACAACGACGTGGaagatattaacttggattagcaaATTAGATACAGAAGCTGGAAACTTAGATGAGTCACAGACATCTCAGAAAGAACTTGTTCAGGCTTAGAGCCGTAAATAAGTGGACCGGACCAGATGAGCAAGTTGTCGAAGCCAGTGTGATACAcaactttaaatgtaaatatgataagaatAACGAGTGGAAAAgtgttactgtattgaactaataATGGTCGATAGGCGGTGGCTTAGGAGCAGATACTCAACCcatcaagctcaactaggtgagtacacacacacacacactaacacacacacacacacacacacacacacacacacacacacacactaacacacacacacacacacacacacacacacacacacacacacacacacacacacacttgttcttGCGGAAATTCATCAGACTTTTTACAAGTGGAGCCTTTAAGGCCGGTCTCTGTGAGCCTTTAAGGCCGGTCTCTGTGAGCCTTTAAGGCCGGTCTCTGTGGGATTTACGGGATTGGAGCCCCACTGAATTGTCATGTAAACGAGTTGGTCTGTTTctgctgactctctgctcctgccGAGGACGCTCTGCTCCTGCTGAGGACACTCTGCTCCTGCTGAGGACGCTCTGCTCCTGCTGAGGACGCTCTGCTCCTGCTGAGGACGCTCTGCTCCTGCCGAGGACGCTCTGCTCCTGCTGAGGACACTCTGCTCCTGCTGAGGACGCTCTGCTCCTGCTGAGGACGCTCTGCTCCTGCTGAGGACGCTCTGCTCCTGCCGAGGACGCTCTGCTCCTGCTGAGGACGCTCTGCTCCTGCTGAGGACGCTCTGCTCCTGCTGAGGACGCTCTGCTCCTGCTGAGGACGCTCTGCTCCTGCTGAGGACGCTCTGCTCCTGCTGAGGACGCTCTGCTCCTGCTGAGGACGCTCTGCTCCTGCTGAGGACGCTCTGCTCCTGCTGAGGACGCTCTGCTCCTGCTGAGGACGCTCTGCTCCTGCTGAGGACGCTCTGCTCCTGCTGAGGACGCTCTGCTCCTGCTGAGGACGCTCTGCTCATGCTGAGGACGCTCTGCTCCTGCTGAGGACGCTCTGCTCCTGCTGAGGACGCTCTGCTCCTGCTGAGGACGCTCTGCTCCTGCTGAGGACGCTCTGCTCATGCTGAGGACGCTCTGCTCCTGCTGAGGACGCTCTGCTCCTGCTGAGGACGCTCTGCTCCTGCTGAGGACGCTCTGCTCCTGCTGAGGACGCTCTGCTCCTGCTGAGGACGCTCTGCTCATGCTGAGGACGCTCTGCTCCTGCTTCACTCTTTAGGCTtcactgcctgctgctgctgctgctggactgtcagtccaccaccaccaccaccaaccaaccaaccaaccaaccaaccacagtggttggttggttgctacgaggagagattatggGAATTCAACCTCACTTCGCTAGAAGACAGGGAagttagtggggacatgatcaccacattcaagattctcacgggaattgattgggtagataaagacaggctatttaccacaatgggcacacgcactaggggacacaggtgaaaactgagtgcccaaatgagccacagagatattagaaagaacttttttagtgtcagagtggttgacaaatggaatgcattaggcagtgatgtggtggaggctgactccatatacagtttcaagtgtagatatgatagagcccagtagctcagtctgtacaccagttgactgacggtagagaggcgggaccaaagagccagagctcaacccccgcaagcacaactaggtgagtacagtccaccaccaccacaacattttCAGGGAATATTTTTTGTTCATGTCGCGATTTTTATGGTAAATTTTGGTGGTGCTTTATTGAAGGTCTCGAGGGTGGCTAGTGTAAGTTGTCTCTTCTGGGCTCCCTTATTGAAGGTCTCGAGGGTGGCTAGTGTAAGTTGTCTCTTCTGGGCTCCCTTATTGAAGGTCTCGAGGGTGGCTAGTGTAAGTTGTCTCTCCTGGGCTCCCTTATTGAAGGTCTCGAGGGTGGCTAGTGTAAGTTGTCTCTCCTGGGCTCCCTTATTGAAGGTCTCGAGGGTGGCTAGTGTAAGTTGTCTCTTCGGGGCTCCCTTATTGAAGGTCTCGAGGGTGGCTAGTGTAAGTTGTCTCTTCTGGGCTCCCTTATTGAAGGTCTCGAGGGTGGCTAGTGTAAGTTGTCTCTCCTGGGCTCCCTGGTGGTGCTTTATTGAAGGTCTCGAGGGTGGCTAGTGTAAGTTGGCTCTCCTGGGCTCCCTGGTGTGCTGCTGTTGGCTCTCCTGGGCTCCCTGGTGTGCTGCTGTTGGCTCTCCTGGGCTCCCTGGTGTGCTGCTGTTGGCTCTCCTGGGCTCCCTGGTGTGCTGCTGTTGGCTCTCCTGAGCTCCCTGGTGTGCTGCTGTTGGCTCTCCTGGGCTCCCTGGTGTGCTGCTGTTGGCTCTCCTGGGCTCCCTGGTGTGCTGCTGTTGGCTCTCCTGAGCTCCCTGGTGTGCTGCTGTTGGCTCTCCTGGGCTCCCTGGTGTGCTGCTGTTGGCTCTCCTGGGCTCCCTGgtgtgctgctgcctgctgctgctgctggtgctgctgctgcctgctgctgctgctggtgctgctgctgctgcctgctgctgctgctggtgctgcctgctgctgctgcctgctgctgctggtgctgctgcctgctgctgctgctggtgctgctgctggtgctgctgcctgctgctgctgctggtgctgcctgctgctgctggtgctgctggtgctgctgcctgctgctgctgctggtgctgcctgctgctgctgctggtgctgctggtgctgctgctggtgctgcctgctgctgctgctggtgctgctgctggtgctgcctgctgctgctgctggtgctgcctgctgctgctgctggtgctgctgctggtgctgcctgctgctgctgctggtgctgctgctgctgctgcctgctgctgctgctggtgctgcctgctgctgctgctggtgctgcctgctgctgctgctggtgctgctgctggtgctgcctgctgctgctgctggtgctgctggtgctgcctgctgctgcctgctgctgctgctggtgctgctgcctgctgctgctgctgctggtgctgcctgctgctgctgctggtgctgcctgctgctgctgcctgctgctgctgctggtgctgctggtgctggtgctgctgtctgctgctgcctgctggtgctgcctgctgctgctgctggtgctgctggtgctgcctgctgctgctgctggtgctgctggtgctgctgcctgctgctggtgctgcctgctgctgctgctggtgctgctggtgctgctgcctgctgctgctgctgctgcctgctgctggtgctgctggtgctgctgcctgctgctgctgctggtgctgcctgctgctgctactgctggtgctgctggtgctgctgcctgctgctgctgctgcctgctgctggtgctgctgcctgctgctgctgctggtgctgcctgctgctgctactgctggtgctgcctgctggtgctgctggtgctgctggtgctgctgcctgctgctgctgctgcctgctggtgctgctggtgctgctgcctgctgctggtgctgctggtgctgctgcctgctggtgctgctgcctgctgctgctgctggtgctgctggtgctgctgcctgctgctgctgctggtgctgctgcctgctgctggtgctgctggtgctgctgcctgctgctgctgctgcctgctggtgctgctgctgctgctggtgctgctgctgctgctgcctgctggtgctgctggtgctgctgcctgctgctggtgctgctggtgctgctgcctgctgctgctgctgcctgctggtgctgctggtgctgctgctggtgctgctgctgcctgctggtgctgctggtgctgctgcctgctgctggtgctgctggtgctgctgcctgctgctgctgctgcctgctggtgctgctggtgctgctgctgctgctggtgctgctggtgctgctgcctgctgctgctgctggtgctgctgcctgctgctggtgctgctggtgctgctgcctgctgctgctgctgcctgctggtgcttctggtgctgctgctgctgctggtgctgcctgctggtgctgctggtgctgctgctgcctgctggtgctgctggtgctgctgcctgctgctggtgctgctggtgctgctgcctgctgctgctgctgcctgctggtgctgctgctgcctgctgctgctgctgcctgctggtgctgctggtgctgctgcctgctggtgctgctggtgctgctgctgctggttctgcctgctgctgcctgctggtgctgctggtgctgctgctgctggtactgctgctgctggtgctgcctgctgctgcctgctgctgctgctggtgctgctggtgctgctgcctgctgctggtgctggtgctgcctgctgcggcctgctggtgctgcctgctgctgcctgctgctggtgctgcctgctggtgctgcctgctgctgcctgctgctgctgctgctggtgctgctgcctgctgctgcctgctggtgctgcctgctgctgcctgctgctgctgctggtgctgcctgctgctgcctgctgctgctggtgctgctggtgctgctgcctgctggtgctgcctgctgctgcctgctgcctgctgctggtgctgcctgctgctgcctgctgct contains:
- the LOC123755495 gene encoding testis-expressed protein 13D-like produces the protein MSRASSAGAERPQQEQSVLSRSRASSAGAERPQQEQSVLSMSRASSAGAERPQQEQSVLSRSRASSAGAERPQHEQSVLSRSRASSAGAERPQQEQSVLSRSRASSAGAERPQQEQSVLSRSRASSAGAERPQQEQSVLSRSRASSAGAERPQQEQSVLSRSRASSAGAERPQQEQSVLSRSRASSAGAECPQQEQSVLGRSRASSAGAERPQQEQSVLSRSRVSSAGAERPRQEQRVSRNRPTRLHDNSVGLQSRKSHRDRP